The following DNA comes from Mycobacteroides immunogenum.
ATTGACTCGTACGGTGGAAAAAAGATCCACAGCGCTCGATGGGACCATGGCTACGATCTCGGCGGTAAGAGGGTTGCAGTCATCGGGACAGGCGCGAGCGCGGTTCAGATCATTCCCGAGCTCGTAAAGTCGGCTGCCTCGGTCAAAGTCTTCCAGAGAACGCCCGGCTGGGTGTTGCCCAGGGTGAACTTCAGGCATCCGGCCTGGGCGCGTTCGACCTTCACACACCTGCCGGTGAGCGAACAAGCGCTCCGCGACGCGTGGTTTTGGGCCCACGAAGTGATGGCAGTGGGTATGGTCTGGAACACCGCCGCGACGTCCGCGATACAGCTGGCGGCCAAGGCTCATCTCCGTCGGCAGGTGAAAGACTCCTGGTTGAGACGTCAGTTGACGCCCCATTTCAGGCCTGGATGCAAGCGCATGCTCATGACCAGTGATTATTACCCTGCGCTACAGGCGGATAACTGCAAGCTGATCAGCTGGCCGATCGCCACATTGTCACCCAACGGTGTTCGGACCGCCGACGGTGTCGAGCACGAAGTGGACTGTATCGTATTTGCCACTGGCTTCGATGTGGCCAAACGTGGCACCCCGTTCCCGATTAGCGGCCTCGGCGGTCGGAAGCTCGGCGATGAATGGTCTCAGGGGACATTTGCCTTCAAGAGCGTGAGCGTGGCCGGGTATCCGAACTTATTCTTCACTTTCGGACCGAATTCCGGGCCAGGCCACAACTCGGCGCTCGTATATATGGAGGCTGCAATTGACTATATAGTCAAGGCGATCAAGCTCCTTCAGCAAAATGACATCGGCACTTTGGATGTGAGGGAGGATCGTCAGGACCGCTATCACTCCGAAATTCAGCGCCGCCTTCGACGAACGACTTGGAATTCGGGGTGCAGCAGTTGGTATTTGACCGAGGACGGCTACAACGGCACGATGTACCCAGGTTTCGCGACCCAGTTTATGAGAGAACTATCCCGCTTGGATCCTCATGATTACGTGATAACCCGGCGCGACGATACACACGTCGAGCTGACGCAATCACTCTGAATACAAGTTTGCAGGGCTGACCGTCAGAACGGTGAAATACAGGAATGGATCGCAAGTCCGACCGTAATTACGAGATAATTATCATAGGAGCTGGATTTTCCGGCATCGGGTCTGGCATTAGCTTGATGAAGGCGGGATTTACCGACTTCTTGATGGTTGATGACGCCGATGGCGTAGGTGGTACGTGGCACTGGAACACCTACCCGGGTATCGCTGTCGATATACCGTCGTTCAGTTATCAATTCTCATACGAAATGCGGCCCTCTTGGTCGCGCACGTACGCCCACGGCAATGAGCTCAAAGCCTATGCCGAGCGATGTGTTGAAAAGTATCGGCTCTGGGACCATATT
Coding sequences within:
- a CDS encoding flavin-containing monooxygenase, translating into MTGTTTTLIVGAGFAGIGAAIRLLQEGTDDFVILERSDRVGGTWRDNTYPGAACDIPSLLYSYSFEPNPGWTRTYSGSAEILEYIDDMVDKYDLARFIQFDTDVTALEFDESAGIWMADTADGKRYHTRSVVMASGPLANASFPDIRGIDSYGGKKIHSARWDHGYDLGGKRVAVIGTGASAVQIIPELVKSAASVKVFQRTPGWVLPRVNFRHPAWARSTFTHLPVSEQALRDAWFWAHEVMAVGMVWNTAATSAIQLAAKAHLRRQVKDSWLRRQLTPHFRPGCKRMLMTSDYYPALQADNCKLISWPIATLSPNGVRTADGVEHEVDCIVFATGFDVAKRGTPFPISGLGGRKLGDEWSQGTFAFKSVSVAGYPNLFFTFGPNSGPGHNSALVYMEAAIDYIVKAIKLLQQNDIGTLDVREDRQDRYHSEIQRRLRRTTWNSGCSSWYLTEDGYNGTMYPGFATQFMRELSRLDPHDYVITRRDDTHVELTQSL